One region of Termitidicoccus mucosus genomic DNA includes:
- a CDS encoding zinc-dependent alcohol dehydrogenase, whose product MNANAIIFVRPETVALGKVPLPELAESDIFVEALASGVSVGTERWAWLGKRGEIRFPNVPGYMAAGRVIEAGAAAAARGYRKGDMVYYSTSKLAGEFDGASWMATHLSHAVVDVCNGIDFSADTLDVHRCVKIPGSPEMKNVILAGLGAVAMRGIEMAGIPAGARVLVAGLGVIGQFAAQICRLKGAEVGVMDRVSARLKIAGDNGADWIIDAAKQNVGEISDRIAPHGYDIIIDTTSSAPVINSLFPLLRMRGKFILQGWYPPPTPLDLNALHQRLPTCHAPCSFSSPAVRAVLQWIADGHLKTSNLITHRICPEKAPEIYRMIGAGSEDFLGVMFDWAE is encoded by the coding sequence ATGAATGCAAATGCAATTATTTTTGTCCGACCGGAGACCGTGGCGCTGGGCAAGGTTCCGCTTCCGGAGCTTGCGGAATCCGACATCTTCGTCGAGGCGCTGGCCAGCGGTGTCTCCGTGGGAACGGAACGTTGGGCATGGCTCGGCAAGCGCGGAGAAATCCGCTTCCCGAATGTTCCCGGTTACATGGCGGCGGGGAGGGTGATTGAAGCCGGCGCCGCCGCCGCGGCGCGCGGCTACCGGAAGGGCGACATGGTCTATTATTCTACCAGCAAGCTTGCCGGCGAGTTTGACGGCGCGAGTTGGATGGCGACGCACTTGTCGCACGCCGTTGTGGATGTGTGCAATGGGATCGATTTTTCGGCGGACACGCTGGATGTGCACCGTTGTGTAAAGATTCCCGGCTCGCCGGAGATGAAGAATGTCATCCTTGCCGGACTGGGTGCCGTCGCCATGCGAGGCATTGAGATGGCAGGCATTCCTGCCGGGGCCAGGGTTCTGGTAGCCGGACTCGGGGTGATCGGCCAGTTCGCCGCGCAAATATGCCGCTTGAAGGGGGCGGAGGTCGGGGTGATGGACCGCGTGTCCGCGCGGCTCAAAATCGCGGGCGACAACGGAGCGGATTGGATCATCGACGCCGCCAAGCAGAATGTCGGCGAAATTTCGGACCGGATCGCACCTCATGGATACGACATTATTATCGACACCACCAGTTCTGCGCCGGTCATCAACTCACTGTTTCCGCTGCTTCGCATGCGGGGGAAATTCATCCTGCAAGGGTGGTATCCGCCGCCCACACCGCTTGATCTTAACGCCCTGCACCAGCGCCTGCCCACCTGCCACGCACCCTGCTCTTTTTCCAGCCCCGCGGTCAGGGCGGTGTTGCAATGGATAGCCGACGGGCACCTAAAGACCAGCAATCTCATCACCCACCGAATCTGTCCGGAAAAGGCCCCGGAAATCTACAGGATGATTGGCGCGGGCTCGGAAGATTTTCTTGGCGTGATGTTCGATTGGGCTGAATAA
- a CDS encoding helix-turn-helix domain-containing protein, translating into MTTWLNRVAPQLSMLWRGRWKAGDVEPARSLYDHEMVLVTEGSCLMRIGKREREVRAGEYIIIPPDTVHVTTTGADGVYRWCVHFDWIPASRKGPHRYCCYYPKRPSPAKICRAPSFVPTAFFEGCWQAGGPVLGLLETLFHRWQTGRQFEQTLCRATFLELLVCLLWPRQKTRVPYRKTQTKEGSAMDLAWAVKDLLDGDSFAVAPARDGTHSTSAKAQCATKDKNSVQVKLASLGFSYPYLCRRFREKFGVTPVEYKTARRLEYAKALLSNRKLPVAEIAEAAGFRDQGYFTRRFRRQNGMTPSAFRREHASIPPPVP; encoded by the coding sequence ATGACAACATGGTTGAATCGGGTCGCCCCTCAACTCTCCATGCTCTGGCGCGGACGCTGGAAGGCCGGCGATGTCGAACCCGCCCGCTCCCTGTATGACCACGAAATGGTCCTGGTCACAGAGGGTTCGTGCCTTATGAGAATCGGCAAACGCGAACGGGAGGTGCGGGCCGGCGAATATATTATTATTCCTCCGGACACCGTGCACGTGACCACCACCGGCGCGGACGGCGTGTATCGGTGGTGCGTGCACTTCGACTGGATTCCGGCATCACGCAAGGGTCCTCACAGATATTGTTGTTATTACCCCAAGAGGCCGTCGCCGGCCAAAATATGCAGGGCGCCCTCGTTTGTGCCGACCGCGTTTTTTGAAGGATGCTGGCAGGCGGGCGGGCCGGTTTTGGGATTACTGGAAACACTGTTTCATCGCTGGCAGACGGGAAGACAGTTCGAACAAACCCTGTGCAGGGCGACATTCCTGGAACTTCTTGTCTGCCTGCTGTGGCCCCGGCAAAAGACACGCGTCCCTTATCGAAAAACACAAACGAAGGAGGGCTCAGCGATGGACTTGGCATGGGCGGTGAAAGACCTGCTGGATGGCGACAGTTTTGCCGTCGCCCCGGCGCGCGATGGGACGCATTCAACCAGCGCAAAAGCACAATGCGCGACCAAGGATAAAAACAGCGTTCAGGTCAAACTGGCATCACTGGGGTTTAGTTATCCTTACTTATGCCGGAGATTCAGGGAGAAATTCGGCGTCACTCCCGTCGAATACAAAACGGCGCGGCGACTGGAATATGCAAAGGCATTATTGAGCAACCGGAAGTTGCCGGTGGCCGAAATCGCCGAAGCCGCGGGCTTTCGGGATCAAGGTTACTTCACTCGCAGGTTTCGGAGGCAGAATGGGATGACGCCATCGGCATTTCGGCGGGAGCACGCATCCATCCCTCCGCCCGTCCCATGA
- a CDS encoding alpha-amylase family protein — protein sequence MHTLRFRQVHLDFHTSGLIPDIGSKFDKKEFQSVLREAHVNSVTCFSKCHHGWSYHDTAVGRRHPNMKGELLAMQIEACREMGVRVPIYISAGFDELALSEHPEWRVIDRNGIGTPPFHAGWRGTLRWNSPYLDYLCRQIEEVVTRWRDADGIFLDIVGPRLDYSDDSLMQMKKQGYNPENEEEVASWAHEVLLDYYKKTTAAARVHHAGMPVFHNCGHIQIGSAEQLRYNSHLELESLPTGGWGYDHFPLSARYAITTGHDFLGMTGKFHTAWGEFGGFKRPEALRHECEAMIAYGAKCSIGDQLHPTGKINRDTYRLIGEAYRTVEAKEAWCADARPVASIGLVSATKSNIAATVPGGVNVTLPDEGASRMLLELHQPFLVLDAKASWTPFALIILPDAIVFTKALQEKACAYLAKGGRILASGRSLLDENGQHIALAEAGIRYLGTSASNPDYIAAASLSSGVPVKAPVVIHGGALKVKPLAGTKVLAHRIAPYFDRTWEHFCSHQHTPDNPASPAKTSLAATLSGDGKVAYFAHRIFTRYRLYGQPLYRDFVLAALTALLGGEGSLLVKTKNLPSSGRVNLMAQTAQRRFVLHFLYAPPVLRGGGKHEGTNAQPVEVIEDVVPIYNVECSLRLPRKVRSTILVPEGVPLEFTQQGGIIAFTVPRVLSHQMVELAW from the coding sequence ATGCACACACTGCGCTTCCGCCAAGTTCACTTGGATTTCCACACCAGCGGATTGATCCCCGACATCGGATCAAAATTCGACAAGAAGGAGTTCCAGTCCGTCCTGCGGGAAGCGCATGTGAATTCAGTCACCTGCTTTTCCAAATGTCATCATGGCTGGAGTTATCACGACACGGCTGTTGGCCGGCGGCATCCCAATATGAAGGGAGAGCTGCTTGCGATGCAAATAGAGGCGTGCCGAGAGATGGGTGTGCGGGTTCCAATCTATATCAGCGCAGGATTTGATGAACTCGCGCTTTCCGAGCACCCCGAATGGCGTGTGATAGACCGGAATGGCATAGGAACACCGCCGTTTCATGCAGGCTGGCGGGGAACGTTGCGCTGGAACTCGCCTTACCTCGACTATCTTTGCCGTCAGATTGAGGAGGTCGTCACCCGCTGGCGTGATGCCGATGGAATCTTTCTGGATATTGTCGGGCCGCGTTTGGACTACTCCGACGACAGCCTGATGCAGATGAAAAAGCAAGGCTACAACCCGGAAAACGAGGAGGAGGTCGCAAGCTGGGCGCATGAAGTATTGCTGGATTATTATAAGAAAACAACCGCAGCCGCACGCGTGCATCATGCCGGCATGCCCGTGTTCCATAACTGCGGGCACATCCAGATCGGCTCCGCCGAGCAGCTGCGTTACAACTCGCATCTCGAGCTCGAATCGCTGCCGACCGGGGGCTGGGGGTATGATCATTTTCCGCTGTCAGCGCGTTATGCGATCACGACCGGACACGATTTTCTCGGAATGACAGGGAAATTCCACACGGCATGGGGTGAGTTTGGCGGATTCAAACGCCCGGAGGCGTTGCGCCATGAATGCGAGGCCATGATTGCTTACGGCGCCAAATGCAGCATCGGCGATCAACTCCATCCAACCGGAAAGATCAACCGGGATACCTACAGGCTGATCGGGGAGGCTTATCGCACTGTCGAAGCAAAGGAAGCGTGGTGCGCAGATGCGCGACCGGTCGCCAGCATCGGTTTGGTAAGCGCAACGAAATCCAACATCGCGGCGACGGTGCCCGGCGGGGTGAATGTGACCCTGCCGGACGAAGGCGCTTCACGCATGTTGTTGGAATTGCATCAACCATTTCTTGTCTTGGACGCAAAAGCGTCCTGGACACCATTTGCACTCATCATTTTGCCGGACGCAATTGTGTTTACCAAAGCCTTGCAGGAAAAAGCCTGCGCTTATCTTGCGAAGGGAGGGAGGATTCTTGCCAGCGGCAGGAGCCTGCTCGACGAAAACGGGCAGCATATCGCACTGGCGGAAGCAGGAATCCGCTATCTCGGGACAAGCGCGAGCAATCCGGATTACATCGCAGCAGCCTCCCTTTCATCCGGCGTGCCGGTGAAAGCCCCGGTGGTGATCCACGGGGGCGCCTTGAAGGTGAAACCACTGGCCGGGACCAAGGTGCTGGCACACCGGATTGCGCCTTACTTCGACCGGACGTGGGAGCATTTCTGTTCGCACCAGCACACACCGGACAATCCCGCATCGCCGGCCAAAACATCGCTTGCCGCCACGTTGTCCGGCGATGGCAAAGTCGCTTATTTTGCTCATCGGATTTTCACACGTTACCGACTTTACGGACAGCCGCTTTACCGCGACTTTGTCCTTGCGGCGTTGACGGCGCTGCTCGGCGGAGAAGGCTCACTGCTCGTGAAGACAAAAAATCTGCCATCGTCCGGGCGGGTGAATCTCATGGCGCAAACCGCGCAAAGACGCTTTGTTCTCCACTTCTTATACGCGCCACCCGTGTTGCGCGGCGGTGGAAAGCACGAGGGGACGAATGCCCAGCCTGTCGAGGTCATCGAGGATGTTGTTCCAATATATAACGTGGAGTGCTCGCTTCGCTTGCCGCGCAAGGTTCGATCCACGATCCTCGTCCCGGAGGGCGTTCCGCTGGAATTCACACAGCAGGGCGGCATCATCGCATTCACGGTTCCACGCGTGCTCAGCCACCAAATGGTGGAACTGGCCTGGTGA
- a CDS encoding HpcH/HpaI aldolase family protein: MPLVPNKLLASMHAGNVENTYICGNHATPRHVDFVCETGLFPSIWFDLEHFDIPTTELALLNMVARGHGVTTLARFKAGDYQVVQRVLETGVGGIMCAMVENAQEARSIVRWAKFNNPAPIPGEVLGQRGWNGGGIDARYGTIPAKDYVRYQNNEVAILCQIETEEALAQVDDIIGTPGVDAIFFGPGDFAHRIGYLSQLGHPDVLSAMEKVAAACKRHGKWWGTLGIGPEHYRKVKALGAQLICPGGDVRVMLNGIRELAKTFQE, translated from the coding sequence ATGCCACTTGTCCCCAACAAACTTCTTGCCAGCATGCATGCCGGCAATGTCGAGAATACATATATCTGCGGCAATCACGCGACGCCGCGGCATGTCGATTTTGTATGCGAAACAGGATTGTTCCCCTCGATATGGTTTGATCTTGAGCATTTCGACATCCCCACCACCGAACTCGCGCTGCTTAATATGGTCGCCCGAGGCCATGGGGTGACGACACTGGCAAGATTCAAAGCCGGCGATTATCAGGTGGTGCAGCGTGTGCTGGAAACCGGTGTCGGCGGCATCATGTGCGCAATGGTTGAAAACGCGCAAGAGGCGCGTTCGATTGTCCGCTGGGCAAAGTTTAATAATCCGGCGCCCATCCCCGGAGAAGTGCTGGGGCAGCGCGGTTGGAATGGCGGAGGCATCGACGCCCGCTATGGCACAATCCCGGCGAAGGATTACGTGCGTTATCAAAACAATGAAGTAGCCATCTTGTGCCAGATCGAAACAGAAGAGGCGCTGGCTCAAGTGGATGATATTATCGGCACGCCGGGCGTGGACGCGATCTTTTTTGGCCCGGGCGATTTTGCCCACCGGATTGGATATCTCAGCCAACTTGGGCATCCTGATGTGCTCAGCGCGATGGAGAAGGTCGCCGCCGCTTGCAAACGTCATGGCAAATGGTGGGGAACACTGGGCATCGGACCGGAGCATTACCGCAAGGTCAAGGCTCTCGGCGCACAATTGATCTGCCCGGGTGGCGATGTTCGCGTCATGCTAAATGGCATTCGGGAGCTCGCCAAAACCTTTCAGGAATGA
- a CDS encoding substrate-binding domain-containing protein, protein MKFRSLPIQVAEHITQEITKGRWVEWLPGERVLAEILQVSRRTLSAAIILLNKENIVRSEKGRGNRIVKRMQPMCPEMHAGHKVGLLIPDPLGLMRPGTALWVNDLRSKLSEEGGVLTTFHGAKYFSKHPAGALGRLVECNPQSCWVIARSSLETQRWFAEQKVPCVLAGTSHPEVNLPDIDTDHWALCFHAANTILGKGHRKVVLLLTESPRYMASEQDAEAGFRDAFKRRPHDGAEPIIVYHKRGADNLLRVLRQLFSSPPLPTAIITTHGMDYLTVISFMAQRKFYIPSQVSVISRNDDTFLDALVPTPTRYRYGSDSQFYAGKLYKIITHIIGNTPLPQRHVRIEPKFIKGESVANAPAV, encoded by the coding sequence ATGAAGTTCAGGTCACTACCCATCCAAGTTGCCGAGCATATCACCCAGGAGATTACGAAGGGGCGCTGGGTGGAATGGCTCCCCGGGGAGCGGGTGCTCGCCGAAATTCTGCAAGTCAGCCGCAGGACTTTGAGCGCGGCCATCATACTGCTGAACAAAGAGAATATCGTCAGGTCAGAGAAGGGCAGGGGAAACCGCATCGTCAAACGCATGCAGCCAATGTGTCCCGAGATGCATGCAGGGCATAAGGTCGGCCTGCTTATTCCCGACCCGTTGGGCCTGATGCGTCCCGGCACGGCCTTGTGGGTGAATGATCTGCGCTCGAAGCTTTCCGAAGAGGGTGGGGTGTTGACCACTTTTCACGGGGCAAAATATTTTTCCAAGCATCCCGCCGGCGCACTTGGCCGCCTCGTTGAATGCAATCCGCAGTCGTGCTGGGTGATTGCCCGCTCTTCCCTGGAAACCCAAAGGTGGTTCGCCGAGCAAAAAGTCCCCTGCGTCCTTGCCGGCACCTCGCATCCAGAGGTCAACCTTCCTGACATTGATACCGACCACTGGGCCTTGTGCTTCCACGCAGCCAACACCATCCTCGGGAAAGGGCATCGCAAGGTGGTGCTGCTGCTCACAGAGTCACCCCGATACATGGCCAGCGAACAAGATGCCGAGGCTGGATTCCGGGACGCGTTCAAACGGAGGCCCCATGACGGGGCTGAGCCAATAATCGTTTATCACAAGCGCGGCGCGGACAATCTGTTGCGCGTTCTCAGACAGTTGTTTTCATCCCCTCCGCTCCCCACCGCGATTATTACAACGCACGGCATGGATTATCTCACGGTAATCAGTTTCATGGCCCAGCGCAAATTTTATATTCCATCCCAGGTGTCTGTCATATCCCGCAATGACGACACGTTTCTCGACGCGCTGGTGCCGACCCCGACTCGCTATCGTTACGGCAGCGATTCGCAGTTTTATGCCGGGAAACTCTACAAGATCATCACGCACATTATAGGCAACACGCCGCTGCCGCAACGACACGTCCGCATCGAGCCGAAATTTATCAAAGGAGAATCCGTGGCAAACGCGCCCGCGGTTTGA
- a CDS encoding helix-turn-helix transcriptional regulator, producing the protein MNAPIISGPSSELLSLKQAMKGKNPREAFIKLLSRLVDNAYPHAVSLHHNPQGKLPRNRNKPVWEEAMLSYNAESRFILTLAGAHHSIQSVSEPAMDVVIPAGELCWMPFHSWYLVRNNVERNMLAVVFRNQHTRFVWYHNLPPKPTEAAKGPSLIQLFYQTAMPPSTTLQQAVVLMNSACTGPNLRKTTVNLATSHALLAWCLQELLDDEHPDDGHPPDTPGQKLVDEICAYISDRLQSDLSRTKVASVFHISRDHLTRLFRIHTPNGYLDYVNRKRLQFAENLLIHSSLSIKEIGSACGFNYSAYFVKCFRDLHGVSPRSWRCMRRN; encoded by the coding sequence ATGAATGCGCCCATCATCAGCGGACCCTCTTCGGAATTGCTCTCCCTCAAGCAGGCCATGAAGGGGAAAAATCCGCGTGAGGCTTTCATCAAACTGCTAAGCCGTTTGGTTGATAATGCCTACCCGCATGCGGTGTCGCTTCATCACAATCCCCAAGGAAAGTTGCCACGCAATCGGAATAAGCCGGTCTGGGAAGAGGCCATGCTCTCCTACAATGCGGAATCACGTTTCATTCTTACCCTGGCAGGAGCGCATCACTCCATACAATCGGTCAGCGAGCCGGCCATGGACGTTGTCATCCCCGCGGGAGAGTTATGCTGGATGCCATTTCATAGCTGGTATCTGGTGCGCAATAACGTGGAGCGAAACATGCTGGCGGTCGTATTTCGAAATCAACACACCCGTTTTGTCTGGTATCATAACTTGCCCCCAAAGCCCACTGAAGCAGCAAAAGGTCCTTCACTGATTCAACTTTTTTATCAGACGGCCATGCCTCCGAGCACGACGCTCCAGCAAGCCGTGGTGCTGATGAATTCCGCATGTACGGGTCCAAACTTGCGCAAAACCACAGTCAATCTGGCCACCTCTCACGCGCTGCTGGCGTGGTGCCTGCAAGAACTGCTGGACGATGAACACCCTGATGATGGTCATCCGCCAGATACGCCCGGGCAAAAATTGGTTGATGAAATTTGCGCCTACATATCAGACCGATTACAAAGCGATCTGTCCCGAACGAAGGTAGCTTCAGTATTTCACATCAGCAGGGATCACCTGACCAGACTGTTTAGAATACACACTCCGAACGGGTATCTTGATTACGTCAACCGCAAGCGGCTTCAGTTTGCAGAAAATCTGTTAATCCACAGTTCGTTGTCCATCAAGGAAATCGGATCGGCGTGCGGATTCAACTACAGTGCCTACTTTGTGAAGTGCTTCAGAGACCTGCATGGCGTCTCACCGCGCAGCTGGCGATGCATGCGACGCAACTGA
- a CDS encoding dihydrodipicolinate synthase family protein, translating to MKPLRSADITGTWGAVLLPLNADDSIDYGALAEQVEALLDAGLAGLYTNGTAGEFHTQTEEEFDRISVLVAERCARRGRPFQLGVCHMSAQLSRERLRRAKLLAPGAVQVILPDWVPVSPDEARAFLTTMAELADPVGLVLYTPGHAKRSLDPAAVGRLRADVPRLIGVKTPDGDASWYEAMRRNLPGFSVFVPGHHLATGHREGATGSYSNVACLSPRGAQIWYELMERDPSAALAFEGRLRAFFQAQVAPLAALGICPAAIDKALAAAGGWGGVGPRLRWPYRSVDAEEVARLAQAARRDLPELWRGR from the coding sequence ATGAAACCGCTGCGCAGCGCGGACATCACCGGAACGTGGGGAGCCGTTTTGCTTCCTCTGAACGCGGACGACTCCATCGACTACGGCGCGCTGGCGGAGCAAGTGGAGGCATTGCTGGATGCCGGGCTGGCCGGGCTCTACACCAACGGCACCGCCGGCGAATTCCACACCCAGACGGAAGAGGAGTTCGACCGGATCAGTGTCCTGGTGGCCGAGCGGTGCGCACGTCGCGGACGGCCTTTTCAGCTCGGTGTCTGCCATATGAGCGCGCAGCTCTCGCGCGAGCGCCTGCGCCGGGCGAAGCTGCTCGCGCCTGGCGCGGTGCAGGTGATTCTGCCGGATTGGGTGCCGGTGTCGCCAGACGAGGCGCGGGCATTTTTGACTACGATGGCCGAGCTGGCCGATCCAGTCGGGCTGGTGCTCTATACGCCCGGCCATGCCAAGCGGTCGCTTGATCCCGCCGCGGTGGGGCGGCTGCGCGCGGACGTGCCTAGGCTGATCGGGGTGAAGACTCCTGACGGGGACGCCTCTTGGTATGAGGCGATGCGTCGCAATCTGCCTGGTTTTTCGGTCTTCGTGCCCGGGCATCATCTCGCGACAGGCCACCGGGAGGGGGCGACCGGCAGCTATTCCAACGTCGCCTGCCTGAGCCCGCGCGGCGCTCAAATCTGGTATGAGTTAATGGAACGCGACCCATCCGCCGCGCTGGCCTTCGAGGGCCGGTTGCGAGCCTTTTTTCAGGCGCAGGTGGCGCCGCTGGCCGCGCTGGGGATTTGCCCGGCGGCCATTGACAAGGCGCTGGCTGCGGCTGGCGGGTGGGGAGGCGTGGGGCCGCGGCTGCGCTGGCCATATCGCAGTGTGGATGCGGAGGAAGTGGCCCGGCTGGCGCAGGCGGCGCGGCGCGATTTGCCAGAGTTATGGAGAGGACGCTGA
- a CDS encoding sialidase family protein produces MCNAPLTFHRDPLAISDAQKFTVTQKDYPSLTNPNPRGWYYKCANVVLARDGTLVASWQLSDNHTSLLSHIMVARSTDGGRVWGDYQVIASSNVWEQRGYWVVPQMSVLKDGRIVIICDWGQRDPGQNSPMLSQWQKRDRGMSSHLFWSSDNGRTWTGPRKIDDVGGQPSYIEEFADGTLAFTRTSSAETDLLKKPPLPWGNIYYRSEIVYSRDGGKTWGESAWLADSPFHGDCETGLADLGDGRVLAATRIGFGLSRFGNPSRLVWSRDCGRTWEKPVLAPFYGHRVHLGRLQSGKLLATFRNYWGSPGSRALVFDPDEKLGFQPTSWIVEEERCELGKDSLTLRTANGKLGAVEFSLYPAQDDQSRVEIEAALRVEVAESHAVAISAGCWVQFAPDRVYLGDRPEAGFALDTRVWHDYRILREKGTIRIFVDGKERLQESITDIWVQSVRFGNRPVEETISSMNPEGQPYVRNAGISHWRRVSVKVENSLDYSISWDWTPARGYPDQFRRDRIVVLDRAFFADCGYSSWAQLPDGRIAILDYTTANIDCSHVAGVAPFIRAYLVTEKDLVR; encoded by the coding sequence ATGTGTAATGCTCCCTTAACCTTTCACCGCGATCCGCTGGCAATTTCGGATGCCCAAAAATTCACCGTAACGCAGAAGGATTACCCGAGTCTCACCAACCCAAACCCGCGCGGTTGGTATTACAAGTGCGCCAACGTGGTGCTGGCGCGGGACGGCACGCTCGTCGCGTCCTGGCAACTTTCGGACAACCACACCTCGCTGCTGAGCCATATCATGGTTGCGCGTTCGACGGACGGCGGGCGTGTCTGGGGGGATTATCAGGTGATCGCGAGCAGCAATGTCTGGGAGCAGCGCGGATATTGGGTCGTGCCGCAGATGAGCGTCCTGAAGGATGGACGCATCGTCATCATTTGCGATTGGGGCCAGCGGGATCCCGGTCAGAATTCCCCCATGCTGTCGCAATGGCAGAAGCGCGATCGCGGCATGTCCAGCCATCTCTTCTGGAGTTCGGACAACGGCCGGACTTGGACCGGTCCGCGGAAGATCGATGACGTGGGCGGCCAGCCGAGCTATATTGAGGAGTTCGCCGACGGCACGCTGGCGTTCACCCGCACGTCGTCGGCGGAAACCGACCTGTTGAAGAAACCGCCCCTGCCTTGGGGTAACATTTACTACCGGAGTGAGATCGTCTACTCCCGCGATGGCGGTAAAACTTGGGGTGAGAGTGCCTGGCTGGCAGACAGTCCTTTTCATGGTGATTGCGAGACCGGGCTCGCCGACTTGGGCGATGGCCGCGTGCTGGCGGCCACGCGGATTGGCTTCGGGCTAAGCCGGTTTGGCAATCCCAGCCGACTGGTGTGGAGTCGTGACTGCGGGCGCACTTGGGAGAAACCCGTGCTGGCGCCGTTTTACGGACACCGCGTCCACCTCGGCCGGTTGCAATCGGGGAAGCTGCTGGCCACGTTTCGCAACTATTGGGGCTCACCGGGCTCCCGGGCGCTGGTCTTCGATCCCGACGAGAAGCTCGGATTCCAGCCGACTTCCTGGATCGTCGAGGAGGAGCGTTGTGAACTCGGGAAAGACTCGCTTACGCTGCGCACTGCGAACGGCAAACTCGGTGCGGTGGAGTTCTCGCTTTATCCAGCGCAGGACGACCAGTCGCGGGTGGAGATCGAGGCTGCGTTGCGAGTCGAGGTGGCAGAATCCCACGCGGTTGCAATCAGCGCGGGCTGCTGGGTACAATTCGCTCCGGACCGAGTCTATTTGGGCGACCGCCCGGAGGCCGGCTTTGCCCTCGATACGCGCGTATGGCATGATTACCGGATTTTGCGCGAAAAGGGTACGATCCGGATCTTTGTCGACGGCAAGGAAAGGCTCCAGGAATCCATCACCGACATCTGGGTGCAGTCCGTCCGCTTCGGCAACCGTCCGGTGGAGGAAACGATCAGCTCGATGAATCCGGAGGGGCAGCCCTACGTGCGCAACGCGGGCATCAGCCACTGGCGCCGTGTGTCGGTCAAAGTTGAAAACTCCCTCGACTACTCAATCTCGTGGGACTGGACGCCCGCGCGAGGCTATCCCGACCAGTTCCGGCGTGACCGCATCGTCGTGCTCGACCGGGCATTCTTCGCCGACTGTGGCTACAGCTCATGGGCGCAGCTTCCGGACGGCCGCATTGCAATCCTCGACTACACCACGGCAAACATCGACTGTTCCCATGTGGCGGGAGTGGCACCGTTCATCCGCGCCTATCTTGTGACGGAAAAGGACTTGGTGCGATGA
- a CDS encoding IS630 family transposase: MAKARRRWRRGQSGLDPARLVFIDESSAKTNMTRLRGRAPKGQRLVCHAPHGHWGTTTMISSVRLDGTTACMTIEGATNTEVFQSYVREILVPTLRPADIVVMDNLGAHKNDRTLALIEQAGAQVRFLPAYSPDLNPIEMMWSKVKALLRKAQARTHSDLLNAIASALLAVSPQDALGWFSACGYNFI; this comes from the coding sequence ATCGCGAAAGCGCGCCGCCGATGGAGACGCGGCCAAAGCGGGCTCGACCCGGCCCGGCTGGTCTTTATCGACGAGTCGTCGGCCAAGACGAACATGACGCGCTTGCGCGGTCGCGCGCCCAAGGGCCAACGACTGGTCTGCCATGCCCCGCACGGGCATTGGGGCACCACCACGATGATCTCCTCGGTGCGGCTGGACGGCACCACCGCCTGCATGACCATCGAGGGTGCCACCAATACCGAGGTCTTCCAGTCCTATGTTCGCGAGATACTCGTGCCCACGCTTCGGCCCGCAGACATCGTCGTCATGGACAACCTTGGCGCCCACAAAAACGACCGGACGCTCGCCCTCATCGAACAAGCTGGCGCACAGGTCCGTTTCCTTCCCGCTTACTCTCCCGATCTCAACCCCATCGAAATGATGTGGAGCAAGGTCAAGGCCCTCCTTCGCAAGGCCCAGGCTCGCACCCACTCCGATCTGCTCAACGCCATCGCCTCGGCCTTGCTCGCCGTCTCCCCTCAGGATGCCCTCGGCTGGTTTTCCGCATGCGGTTATAACTTTATTTGA
- a CDS encoding IS630 transposase-related protein has protein sequence MKKAISMNLRERIVEAYDGKEGSREEVARRFKVSLELVKKLLRQRKRTGDLRPRYRYCGRKAKVLPEHGQALKQLIAQEPELTLAQMKERLGLDCTIGAIHWVLKKMGLTYKKRRSMRLSKTGRTSRKRAADGDAAKAGSTRPGWSLSTSRRPRRT, from the coding sequence ATGAAGAAAGCGATATCGATGAATCTGAGAGAGAGGATAGTGGAGGCGTATGACGGGAAGGAGGGGAGCAGGGAAGAGGTGGCGAGGAGGTTCAAGGTGTCGTTGGAGCTGGTGAAGAAGCTGCTCAGGCAGAGGAAAAGGACGGGGGATTTGAGGCCGAGGTATAGGTATTGCGGGAGGAAGGCGAAGGTGCTGCCGGAGCATGGGCAGGCGTTGAAGCAACTGATCGCCCAAGAGCCGGAGTTGACGCTGGCGCAGATGAAGGAGCGGCTGGGGCTGGACTGCACGATTGGGGCGATCCACTGGGTGCTCAAGAAGATGGGGCTGACATATAAAAAAAGACGCTCCATGCGGCTGAGCAAAACCGGGCGGACATCGCGAAAGCGCGCCGCCGATGGAGACGCGGCCAAAGCGGGCTCGACCCGGCCCGGCTGGTCTTTATCGACGAGTCGTCGGCCAAGACGAACATGA